ACAATAGAGGTGTATCAACAGCAGACTGGTGGTTTTTCGTGTTGAGACGCAATGCATTGCGTTTTCAAATGGACTAATTGAAATTTACCGTTCCACCAGTGTTTACCATTaacataaaatgatttatttttatttttttgtttgctccGTTCTCTGTGATCGGGGACTTTAATACATCACACAATGTTTAAGATTCAATTGTACaagttaaatttaatctaacttAGTTTTATTTCTTTCGATCTCTTGTTCTCTATCTATATGTTTGTTACactttaaagtaatatattctCTGATTCATTTAAATGCGTACATTACGCTGTTGGTTGAAGTCCCCGTTCCTTGAAACGGCCGTTTACTATAAGTTTTATATTTGAGTACAATTGTACACGCGCAGTTTGATATAACGATGCAAACTTTCGTTAccgagaaagggagagagagagagagaagcaaaaCACAAATATAAGAGGACACCTATTAACATCCCTCATTGtcaaaatctattaaaaagTCGAGATTTTCCATGTATATGGATTTTTACAtgaatttaacaattaataatgcaTTCTCATCTTTAGATATATCTTCTTTCAGATATTTGTAAAGAGTGTACAGGAAAATGGTGTATAGATTAGAGCAAACATTTCCATTGATACGAGTAAAATTGCCTGTCCACAAAAACTTCTGGCTTTCGCCTGCGCTTCATAAAACCGAATTTTGTACCCGTATTGTCATTATCTATATTTTCTGCATAGCCCACTTGTACATGAGCGAGAATAAATTGTACGTTTAtcttttctaaaagaaaaaaaaaatctttcatcTTCTAATAAGTGGCTCTACGCCATATCATTTTGGGCAAGGGCATGCTACATGGCATACTTAGAGGGAAGACACTGGATATAGAATAATtagtttttctttaacaaaaacgCATAGTAcgcagtatatatttttatcagaaacTAAGTATCGCTAATGTAAAGTGTATCCCAGATCCACGAtccattaattatatttactaaatgtaagtTTTACATGaatgtaaaatacatgtatttaaaGTGTTTGTGAAAAtaccatttaatttaaattccttCGATTGTAGGCgagtttttaattcatcgattgatcaatcgcttGCGTAAACGCACTTTTTACAAAGCAAAGTTGCATTTGTGCATAATCAATCAACGATTTAAAAAACTTGCCTTGTATGCCGATGAAGCTTGAACGTGCATCTcacgatattttaatttattaatttctctagaaacatttatttatgaactcgaagtttttacaaaaaatatatgaagaatATAGAGGacaaaaatctagaattttaaatattaaattatatttaaatgtaaaatatatatgcgaACCAAGTTGCTACTTCAAATTTCAAAGCCTGAACTTTGATTGGGCGAGTTtggatgaatattttttaaataacgactACAGTGtagcaaggtccgtggatttgCATTGAGTAAGCAAGGctttgcatagccgccattttcgagacaggaGTCACTtttatgtatgtacgtagatagtaaggtactacagctattagttgtgtgagtgagcgagtgtgcagtaaaagtatggccgccgccattttcgttccacatcgttgaagtggatgcaacgaccttccttcccctccaacgccaatccacggaccttgcagTGTAGTACCAAATTTATTACCAgcgataaaaatgtataatttacattaaatgtacacccaaggactttgattctgtccatggggaaattttccaaactaagaagtcaccactttctacatactcgcagttcatgattaatgaaacaactagagcttattggtcgttacgttaattatgaactgtaagtatgtagaaagataacgacttctcagtatgaaaaatttccccatggacagaatcaaagtccttgggttaCTGTAGATTTTTAATGCTAgcattaaattttgaaacatataGCCAAAATAggcttattaatttaaaataataaaatattttaaatttcaagaatAGTAAGATAAAAAAGTCTCTAGATGTCTCTGTAAcgcagttttaattttgatCCGTTCTACAGATGTCGCGACTGCGGCAGAGGAAGAAAACTCGATTCCTTCTACGTATCTAGTATTCGCACAATCGAAACTCCAGATAAATTTACCAAAGGAAGTTTTTGGTTATTAGTTCATTTCCGTTTGTTTCGCGGATGGTTGGTCGTCGCGATGTTATTTGTGTAAACAGAACGTTAAACCGGGTTTCGTGCGCGACTCACCGGTGCCGAATACAACATTCACAGTGAGGTAAGCTCGACTTTTCCGCAAATTGTaataacaagtaaaaaaaagaatgcaattGATTGAAAGAACGATTGATTTCTAAAATTGTCACGTTCAACAGCCAGGCATTTATGCGAGCACTACGCTGCGGAAGTCGAACTGACCGTTAAATCTCACCGAAGAAGAGATGGGGGACTCCGACGAGGAGAACGAGAAGGACCTGGCGTCTGGTCTCAACATCACTGGTTTTCTCTTCGGCAACATCGATGACAATGGTCAGCTAGAGGATGATGTCTTGGATCCCGATGCTAAACAACACCTAGCTTCGCTCGGTCGCCTCGGTCTTAGCTCGTTCATCAACGAAATGATGTCCAGTGACAATAATATCGAGGAGAAAGAGAATAGCAAGACGGGTGATAAGAAGGAGGATCAAAATGTTACTGCCAATGACACGGATGTAGATTACCTGGCAAAATCACCTACTGCGCTAGATTTCTCGGACATAAATGAATTGGCGGACGACATAAATGATGACATTTGTTAGTAGCTAAACATCACAATTTTGTACAgatgtatttttaagtaataaataattgtagtgTTAACATAATGTTAACAGTTatagttaattattatattgattgttttttttttagccaaGAGTAAtggaattgataaaaaattagacAAGGAAAATGCAGATTATGATGCTGACGACGAAGAGGTTGTCAGCAAATCAGATAAACAATTAATGCCACCACCACCGATACCAGAGGAAAAAGAAACATTGACTGCGGAGGAAGCAGAGGCGGCGCGTCAACGTAAATTGGAGACTCCTCTCGCTTCCATGCTGCCATCCAAGTATGCAAATATTAACGTTACCGAACTATTTCCGGACTTCCGTGCCAACAAAGTGCTCAGATTCTCACGACTGTTTGGCCCTGGTAAGGCAAGCAGTCTACCACAGATATGGAGGGGTGTAAGAAAGCGGCGTAAGAAGAAGAGACATCATGATGTCAAAGATTCTGATTCTGGCTCTGATCAGGATGAcaagaaaatcaaatttaagGTATAATCTCTTTGTGACAAATCTTTTTCTGATCTGAAATTGTCAATGAATAATGCtattgaatataaaatgattattgttctttttttttctttttagggCTGGCTCATGCAATATGGTCCTGAGCCGAGTGCAGAGGCATGTCGCTCAGATGATGAGCATAAGCTGCTACGACcagtagaagacaaggagcagACTGGTAAGATGGGCGAAAGTGGAGAAAACGGTGACATGGGGCCAAAAGTAGCTGATTGGAGATTCGGACCTGCGCAGCTGTGGTATGATATGCTGGAAGTACCAGAGACTGGAGATGGATTCAATTATGGCTTTAAGATAGTTGAAAAAGTGCGTGCTTGTTTATATTGCACTTAACACTAGTTTAAAActgaataattacatttaaacatATCTTTTTTTGCACTGAAATAAGgtggaagaagaagaaaaaccaGAAATCAAAGACGAGGAGTTTGCTGATGATGCGTTTTTGATGGTGTCTCAATCACACTGGGAAGATGACGTTGTCTGGAACGGAGACGATATAAAGCATaaagtacaattttattaataaaacttattatcACGTGCTTGCCAGAAATaaggaataaatatattttataatatattttctatcttATAGGTGATGCAGAAGCTAAACAGTAAAAATAACGCTGCCGGCTGGGTGCCATCGAGTGGCAATAGAACCGCACAAGCTTTTAGCCAACCTGGAAAAGGTGCCCCGGTTACCGTAGCACCTAACGTTAGGTTAGCTACTTCGCAAATTACAACTCCATTACATATGCAGTCTCAGAAGAATAAGATGAACATGGGTAAAGGAAATCAACAGCCACAGCGGGAAGAGGACGACACCTGGTATTCGATATTTCCAGTAGAAAACGAAGAACTTGTTTACGGTTTGTGGGAGGAGGAAGTCATCTGGGATCCCGAATGCATGAGAAAGATCCCAAAACCGAAGATACTTACGTTGGATCCGAACGACGAGAACATAGTTCTAGGCATACCTGATGACATTGATCCCGCTCTTCTTCACAAGGACAATGGTCCGCAACCCAAGGTAAAAATTCCTCATCCGCACGTCAAGAAGAGCAAACTGCTGCTGGGCAAAGCGGGCGTTATCAATGTCCTCGAGGAAGACACGCCTCCACCTCCGCCGAAGTCACCCGACCGAGATCCATTTAACATATCAAACGACACATATTATATGCCCAAATCCTCGGAAACTACATTGAGACTGAAAGTCGGTGGTGGTAATTTGATACAGCATAGCACTCCAGTGGTAGAGCTACGCGTTCCTTTCGTACAAACGCATATGGGTCCAATGCGATTGCGAAACTTTCATAGGCCCCCATTGCGAAGATTCAGCCATGGGCCGTTGGCTCATCCAGGACCGCATGGCGTCCTGCCCCTGCTGAAGCACATTAAGAAGAAATCTAAGCAACGAGAGCAAGAGAGGATCGCTTCTGGTGGAGGTGATGTGTTCTTCATGAGAACACCTGAGGATTTGACCGGACGGGACGGCGAATTGGTGCTCGTCGAGTTCTCGGAAGAACATCCGCCGCTTATGAATCAGGTCGGCATGTGTTCTAAGGTGAAAAACTATTACAAGAGAAGGGCCGGCAAGGATCAAGGACCGCAGACGTACAGATATGGAGAGACGGCGTATGCTCATACCAGTCCCTTCCTGGGAATTCTCACACCTGGTCAGAGCATCCAGGCTGTCGAGAATAACATGTATAGAGCTCCCATTTATGAGCACAAAATTCCTGAAACTGATTTCTTAGTTATAAGAACGAGGTATGTCGCTTTATATAGTCAAGTTTATGTTCAAAGTTATGTTTGTTTTTACgcttgttattttaatattgtctcttatacatatatgcttttatttttattaattgtatgttTCCTTtgctcatatatttttttatttattttcattaattttgtaatctttacagacaacaatattatattagagAAGTGGACGCCTTGTTTGTTGCCGGACAGGAATGCCCGCTTTACGAAGTGCCTGGACCGAACTCGAAGAGAGCGAACAATTTTGTACGAGATTTTCTACAGGTGTTCATATACAGATTATTCTGGAAATCGCGCGATACTCCTCGACGAATTAAGATGGATGATATAAAGAAGGCCTTCCCATCTCACAGCGAGAGTAGTATCAGAAAAAGATTGAAGCTCTGTGCGGACTTTAAGAGAACTGGTACGTAagcgatattaaattattcattacctctttttgtaataaaaacagGAAGAAAGCAAAATAGGAATTGTATAAGAAGGCATGTTATTGCTAATACATTTCATTTCAAATTCAACATTCAGGAACTAATTTATATCGAACAGGCATGGACTCCAATTGGTGGGTGATAAAACCGGACTTTCGATTGCCAACGGAAGAAGAGATTCGCGCTATGGTGTCACCTGAACAGTGCTGCGCCTATTTCAGCATGATCGCGGCCGAGCAGCGTCTAAAAGATGCCGGATATGGTGAGAAGTTTTTGTTTACTCCACAAGACGATGACGACGAGGACATGCAGCTAAAGATGGACGACGAGGTCAAGGTGGCACCGTGGAATACGACGCGCGCTTACATCCAAGCTATGAAAGGAAAGTGTTTACTGCAATTGGCAGGTCCGGCTGACCCGACTGGTTGCGGCGAAGGCTTCTCTTATGTCAGAGTACCGAATAAACCGACTATTAGCAAGGTTCGTTCTGATAGATATCTATCAAATGTCATTATTCAGATTAGaacaaattattgtaaaatgttgTCTCTCGTGTAGGAAGAGCAAGAAGCTCAACCGAAAAGAACTGTGACCGGTACAGACGCAGACTTGAGGAGATTGTCCTTGAACAATGCGAAAGCGTTGTTGCGAAAGTTCGGCGTACCCGAGGAGGAGATCAAGAAATTATCACGTTGGGAGGTAATTGACGTGGTGCGAACTCTATCAACGGAGAAAGCCAAGGCCGGTGAAGAGGGCATGACAAAGTTTTCACGCGGCAATCGTTTCTCTATCGCTGAGCACCAGGAACGTTACAAGGAGGAATGCCAGCGAATTTTCGACTTACAAAATCGCGTATTATCGTCGAATGAAGTGTTGAGCACGGACGAAGGCGAGAGTTCAGAGGAAGACAGCTCTGATATCGAGGAAATGGGTAAGAACATCGAAAATATGTTGTCGAATAAAAAGACCAGCACACAGCTATCGCTGGAGCGAGAGGAGCAACAGCGGCATGAGCTACGAAAAATGCTGATGGGCGAGGCGCAAGAGCAGGAAAGCAAGAAGAGCAAGGAGAGTAAAAAGAAAGATGAGGAGGAGGACAGTCCggttaataattataatgcgCAGCAGGGTCGCGTGTTAAAGATCTACCGCACATTCCGTAATTCGGAAGGCAAGGAGTATACGCGAGTCGAGTTGGTGAGGAAAGCGGCCGTGATCGACACGTACATCAAGATTCGTAACTCGAAAGACGAGTCGTTTATCAAGCAGTTCGCTACATTGGACGAGGCACAGAAGGAAGAAATGAAGCGGGAGAAGCGTAGAATTCAGGAACAATTGCGACGAATCAAGCGAAATCAGGAGAGGGAACGTATGTTGGGCGGGCCTCCTAACATAGTGAATGGCAGCAGTATCAACAATTCTAGTAACAACATATTTGATCGCAGCAACACTAATACCCCGACTACCACTTCCTCAACTAGTATCCTTCCATTCTGTAATTTCCAATCCTCTACTTCTTCTATTTCCGCGCCTAAACATCCTAAACCGGAGGTATCGCCTCCCAAGCGTAAAAAACCTAAACTCAAGCCAGATCTAAAACTTAAATGCGGCGCTTGCGGCAACGTTGGCCACATGCGTACCAACAAGGCATGTCCACTTTATCAGAACAGCATCGCCACCGCACCGGTAAACGTCGCGATGACCGAAGAACAGGAGGAAGAAATTGAGAAGCAACTGAATACTGACGATCAGGATCTAGTTAATGTCGACGGCACTAAAGTGAAGCTATCGTCGAAACTGATCAAGGTGAgttgatataaaattgaaaatttaatgttaagcTCATTTCGTAATCATTTCGATTGTCAGATCCAAGAAATATAAAGAGTGATCAAAACCTATATCTGAGTTCATTTCAGCATGCCGAGGAGATGAAGAGGCGTACACTGTTGCTCAAAGTGCCGAAGGAAGCAGTGAATTCAAAGAAACGCAGGAAACCACCCACGGACGATCACTGTGATTATTTGAAACGCCATCAAAGGCCGGTTAATAGGCGTAGAACTGACCCAGTTGTCGTAATGTCGACGATATTAGAGAGCATTCTAAATGAATTGAGGGATCTACCAGATGTGTCACCATTCATGTTCCCGGTTAATCCTAAAGTAAGCGTTAGTTTAACTTTATAAGGTTAGATTATGAACTAAAAAATTGatgccaaataaaaaattgaatcgaAATATTCAGTTATAAACTAAATATCAGTTAtagattatgtaattataaatttatatataaattaattttactaacacgtataatggaaatatcttgaaaagagaataatattgttttacgaATGTCGACTTatcatatgtgtgtgtgtattatcaGATTGTCCCCGATTATCACAAGATCATACAGCGACCCATGGATCTGCAGACCATACGTGAAAATTTGAggttgaaaaaatatcaaagcaGAGAGGAGTTCCTGGCTGATGTTAATCAGATCATGGAGAACTCGTCGCTCTATAATGGACCGAAGAGTTCGTTGACTATGGTCGCTAAAAAAATGTTGGATACGTGTGTCGAGAGGCTCGGCGAAAAAGAGGATCGTTTGATGAGGCTGGAGAAAGCTATCAATCCTCTTTTGGACGATAACGATCAAGTTGCCCTTACCTTCATCTTGGACAACGTTATCAATAACAAGCTGAAATCTCTGACAGAAATGTGGCCATTCATGAAACCTGTAAACAAAAAGATGGTGAAAGATTATTACAATATTGTCAAGAGACCGATGGATCTAGAAACGATATCTAAAAAAGTTTCTGGTAAGAAACTCGAGCAttgatatataaaagatatagaattatattcttatcatttatgttttaaattcttttaattttcttattaatttatctatttttcaaacttttagcGCACAAATACCATAGTCGTCACGAATTTCTTAGAGACATCCAACAAATCTTGGAGAATTGTGTGATTTATAATGGCAAAGAATCTCAGCTCACAAATAAAGCAGAGATGCTGGTTAAAGTGTGTAAAGAAACATTAGACGAggtacgaatattttttttttagaggaaAATTCATTAAGAATGTTAAAATGAAAGTAGAAATTAAGGATTACTAGAACAGTCGAaaacaatgataaattttgttttagtaCGATGAACATCTGACGCAATTGGAAAACAATATATTGCTCGTACAAAAGCGGGCGATGGAGCAGGCAGACATAGATTCCTCGTGGCTCTGCCCAGATGAGGAAAATTATACTATCGCAGAAACTGAATACAGAGGCGTAAgcattatgtttatttttatgcgTTTAATATGTAgcacatatattataattcatgttttattatttatttaatctccATTTTCTCAATATACttgatttctttaattttccacATTTTATTCTACATTACAATTGATCTTTTTTCAGAGCCAGACCAGTTCTCCGGAGAATCCATTTGGCAAATCAAATATGGATGATTCCGATTTTGTCGATATAGAAGGGGACATGGAAGCAGACATAGATAGAAGCTCGAAAAAGAAGGACGTCCTCGAAGAAGGTAAATTGGTGTAATTCTAACTTTATTTTGCAACTATCAGAACTTGTTTATACCAGTCTTTCTTTCTGTGATAGATCTTCAATTCTCTAGCGAAGATGAATTCGATGAAGTACCGTTCGGCACAGATGAACATTCAGAGCATAACGAAACGGAGGCGCTAGAGTTGAGCGAAGTTAGGGAGGAAGGTGTTGTATTAGCGGATGATGACAGTCAACAAGCTGCCGAGGCAATGGTTCAGTTAGGCAACGTTGGTTTTTATATGGGCGAACAGCAGCTGCTTCAACAAGGTAAGGGCAAAATTTTAAGCCATtgacttttctttcttacttttCTCAATAATCTGTTCTCTTGAATAAACCTTACCTCTAAATCTtagaaaaatatagataatGCGAGAGAAAcctattaatatctttaatcgTGTGTAACAAATATGAGAGAACTCTTCAAAGACATTTGTTGGACATTTTGTTGGagttttaaattgtatttgatTGTTTGATCGATAGTGCATTTGTCTCatataattttgctgaaaatttGTGAACTCCGACTTTCTTACTCGCAGATGAGAGCATGGACGTCGATCCAAATTACGATCCCTCAGATTTTCTGTTGGCCGGTTTACCGGCCAGAGATGATAAAGGCGAGAATAAGATCCAGGATGATCTGGCCGTTTCCGAAAGCGACGACGACGCCGAAAACATTAAGCAGGAAGCACAACAAAATCAACAGCAACAACTATTGCAACCGGACGAGGATGTCGGCGGTGATTTGTGGTTTTAGATGCGAAAGTTTatcatgtatttaatatatttaactataagTTAGAAATGTAGTTAGACTCGCGAATTCTTAAGCCCATTGTGTAAAATTGAAGAATTTGGGACTTATCTTTCATAATCAtgtgcatatatgtatagaagaacttgtatatatatagaataaaatattgtttttttttctatctatgGACGTATACTGTTACATTGTTACACTATACTTCTGTATTATAAATAGCATATAAACAATATGTTATTGCTTATAGATCTTTTTAATCATGTTATCTTAGATTAATACGAACAAAAAGAGGAGAAAGGTAATatgatatttatcattttcattTGCTTTATATTAAGTACATAAAAGTGTAGATAAGTAATTGTATGAAACAATATCACTGCACGAAATTTTCAACACAACATAAAGCTGCAATTTCATGTTTTTGTTATAATCCTCTGAAAAATTgaaagttgaatttttaatttgcataagatatttgattttatcattttttattttcataaattttagtTCTTTGTAcatcatatatattttcatttttaatatctcgTATTTCATTTTCTAGGAGCTCCAACTTCCATCACGTCTTCTAAAAATCTAGCAACTTTTTTTTACCGATCCTACAAATGATCACCGACGAAGAACTTGCAAGGAGAATGGATAATATTTCTCATACCTTTTCAACCGCCGTTTTGTATTCCCCGGTACAAGGGGACAAGACCCTGGATAAAATAGCGAGTATTATCAGAAATGCGTCGAAAAAGCAATTACAATCTCGCCATCCTCGTGCACTTGTTACGTGTTTACTGAAGATCCTGTTGCACTACGAGAACGTGTTACACATGGATGGATTCTGCGAATGGAAGCGTCGACGAAAATTTAGAATGGCCCGAGACTGCTATAATGCCCTGCTGAAAAGTTACCTGCCAGAGAGATCACGAGAAGTCGTGGAGACGATAGTAGAAGCCGTGTACCACGAGCGACTTTGGAAATTCGAGACCTTCTGCTTCGAAGTAATGTACACTTTACTAAACATCAGCCCTCTTAGCGTCGGACTGATCATCCATGCGATCTGGAATAAGTTGACGTTGCCGGAGATCGACATCGAGGATGCTCGCGGCATCATTAGAATATTGTATGAGCTTCTGGACGTGTATGTATGGCCAGCAACGCAGGATACAGTGGCGACAATAGAGCGGATGCTTGGGCTATTTCATGCCAGCATAATCTCACGATTGACGATGATCTCCGACAGTTTCTCTACTACTGTCTTAACGCCGCCATCGCCACCACCACTGGCAAGCCTCAAGAAAGGTCTAGAGGTTTGCCTGAGAAACACCATAAAACATTTATCGAACGAGCAGCTGCTAGTGGTCGTACATCACATGTGCTTGTGGACGGTAGCTACC
The Solenopsis invicta isolate M01_SB chromosome 16, UNIL_Sinv_3.0, whole genome shotgun sequence genome window above contains:
- the LOC105204194 gene encoding protein EFR3 homolog B-like: MITDEELARRMDNISHTFSTAVLYSPVQGDKTLDKIASIIRNASKKQLQSRHPRALVTCLLKILLHYENVLHMDGFCEWKRRRKFRMARDCYNALLKSYLPERSREVVETIVEAVYHERLWKFETFCFEVMYTLLNISPLSVGLIIHAIWNKLTLPEIDIEDARGIIRILYELLDVYVWPATQDTVATIERMLGLFHASIISRLTMISDSFSTTVLTPPSPPPLASLKKGLEVCLRNTIKHLSNEQLLVVVHHMCLWTVATGTTDEFVLEFGSTLEFAAYLHQTGLYEQTLTPTIFPLLMRMVSSSSRLISLLGNRVLQYLIDRKDNRAIFDTPRIFFEHTRLDLHLAPCKKEDRLFFKLHRELLHDSLLKSLVNHSDSRMNLETTYCTVCVIAVEVPCGFTAAALVCLAMNLQEIILQQQKENCVETACHMHATIISIMSLICWIHKAKVFYSYVNRIVTERAQWAPHLNPPIQSQYNFALHHVLWNKPELFFVDWEVRYGLWKCFRLTNSHNGTLLV